Part of the Hippopotamus amphibius kiboko isolate mHipAmp2 chromosome 7, mHipAmp2.hap2, whole genome shotgun sequence genome, aaaataaaaggaaaacgtGTACCCCTGAAAGGCGCTCACACGCTCAGGCTCCTGTTGGGAGGGGCCTCAGTTATTCCTCACCTTCACTGGGAGCCCTGTGCTCACCTCCTTGCCCGTTTCCTGGTCCCTGCAGGGGTGTCCTCGTCCTGTTGAGCCTCACCAGTCTCCCTCCAGGGCAAGCCGCCTTGCTCTGCTCTGAGGGGCCAGTGTAGGGGTGacatttcatttgctctttttttttgttaatagccCACTAACTTTTGTGTGAAGAAACCTTTATGCTGATTTTAAAGCCATTTCAAAAGAAGAACTCTTATCTAGTCCCATTTACCCCCAGAAAAGCTGCTAGCTGCCTGTTGTATGCGGTTCACCCAAGTTAGAGTACCTGGAAGGGCTTTCCAGGATTGTCAGACTGAATCTGTCCaggtaataaatttctgttagaAAACAGAACACGAGGCTCCATGGTCTCTCAGTGGTCCTTATTGATGGTGTACCTGAGAGGGAGTCTTCACCCTGTGTCCCTGTGATGTAGGTACTCGTTGTTGTTTATCAGTGGAAGCCGTCCATGGCAAGATCCTATTTCACTCTTCCATTCACTAGTCTAACATATTTACCAGGTGCCtaaatgtgccaggcactgttctggttGTAAAAGGTAAACAGTaataatagtctcttatggttTCATAGGCTTTGTGCATTTTACAAAGtttgtcatttaatcttcacgaTAGCTTGGAAAACGGGCAGTTATCCCTACACCGTGTTACAGACAAGGGTGGGATCTCCCAGCATCTGAGAAATCCTGAACCTGATCTTAAACCAGGAACTGTTTTGAGTATAAATGAGATGAATGTGTTATCGCTAGGGCACTTCAGATATCTCCAGAATTGTAGATCTGTAGGATTTATACGATCTTTGTTTGGGATGTCTGTCCCGGAGGGGCCATGGTGCTATTGTGATTCCTCCAAAATAAAGAGATTCTGGTGTTTTTatattcaaaggggaaaaaatgatggGTGCTGTTGGTGTCTTGTTTTCCCACAGATCTGAGTAGAGCCATTATGTAGTTTATAGCAGAGAATGTGGGGGAAAGGAAGTCATACTTTATCATGTTGCTAATTGAGGTATTATCTCTGTGCCAAGCTGTGAAGAGCAACAGTCCAGATAAGGAGACCAGAGGGAGGGGTATAGAGCAGGAAAGGTGCCCTTCTAGAGTATGTGGAGAGAGATAGGGAGGCAGCCTGTTTGGAAGCCGTTGAGTACTGTGTGCAGGACTCAGCCCTGCTGCTCTAAGAACAGAAGGCTGTTTGCAGGAGGCACCTGGGGCACTGCTCTGTTAACCCTGTCTGCCTTCGTTCTCAGGATTTATTCTGACATTACAGTAAACGCAGTAATGTGCTGCAGATATATAAGTAACAGATCGTGGACTGAATAGAAAATTCATAAACAGACCATAATATTTATAACAACTTAGGATATTTGTTGATGTGTGTTTCATATCAGTGTGAtgaggatggattttttttcatttaagaatcTTGCATCAGTACTGTTTTAGCAGAAGTGTTGAATGTAAAAATAGCAGTGACAGTTGGTCATACTGGTCTGATATTTGACTTGACTGGGACTGCCCTTCAGTGTGGCACTGTTGGGTGCTGTGTTCACAAGTCACTGTTGTCAGCACTGGGCTGAGAGCCAGGCAGAGCCCCTGCCCCCACATGGGCTCTCCCCACTCTGGTTTTGCACCCAGCAGGTATACATGTAACAGCTAAATTAATGTTACAGTGGAATTCTGTTTCAGGGGAATTAGTGCATGTCAGGTTAGCTAGCTGACAGATGCTGTCATCTTGTCAAGATGATAAGGGGATCATTGTGTCAAGGACTGTAGCACTGACCAGCAAAGAGGCTCTCAGCTGCTCATCTCCCTTCAGGCTTCTGCATCCTCAGTCTTTTTGCCGTATTGCCACCACACTTAGATCCTAAACCAAGAGCTGGAGGACGTCATATCTTGTTCAGAAATCTGTGGTGATTCTGCACTGGTTACAGCAGAAAGTCCAAACTCTCACGGTCGGTCCTCCGTGTCAAGAGTGGCGCTAGCATGCCCTTCCAGCCTCAGTAGTAAGTTGGTTTTACACTGGCCAGTGttgtgtatttttgtatttcaaaagGTGCCAGGTGTTTGATATTTTCATAGCTTTGTTGATTTCACTTCCTGCACCAGGAATCCTGTCTTTTTGCTCCCTTTCCACCCTCCCACAGGTTCGGGCAAAATGTGGTTTGTCTTCAGGGCTCAGCTGGGGGTCCCGTTCCTTGTGAATCCTTGTGGTTTCCCTCACTGGGGGTATCCAGGGCCCTGTTGACTCTTCTTAGAGCACCTTAAGAAATTCACTTATCCCGGTTTTGCTGCAGCCCATTCGAGGGCGATTTTTTACTTATCCAGGAGCTAAACCTGGTCACAGCCTGTCTGGAGGCACGTGGTGTCATACTTTTTTCAAAGCCAGAGGCTAATATGGGTTTCTGTTTATGCAGCTTTATctaaaggttttatttattttttgtgaaaaCAATTTCTAAATGTATTGCAAATGCTACTACCAGCTTATATAAACTTTCATAGCCTCCAAACAGCTGGTAAAATGGTGAGCATTGATAGTGGAGCTACTACTAATTTCCTGGTTGTCCTAGGaattaaaaagaagtttttttttattaatctaaTACCAGAGTTTCCAGTTATGTAGCATGCATTATTTTCCATGATGGGAAATGCTGTTTTTACATTAATTATCAGGGGAATTCGTGGCTGCCTGTGAAAGTTTGTGAGGACATTTCTTGGAGCCACTTACACTTCATCAGCAGGCAGTGAGCATTCATTCGTTTGATGGTAACTTACATCTCTGCTGCACCTTGCAGAGTCAGGGACCGTGTCCAGATCATCTCTGTATCCCTTTTATCCTCAGCACCTGATGCAGTCAATAAATGAATGTCTGTTTAGTAATAAATTCTCATATTCATACCCCCATCACCAttcctttcttcccccacccctgtctCTCTAACTACTCCTTCCGTATTTACATGGAGGCCCGTGTAGTTTTGGAAATTCAAAACTGTGAACATTGCTGGATGTGATTACAGTTAGAGTAAATATAGTTTAGAAGAAGGACTGGTTTTTTCACACCTAAATTATTACCCAGGGTGAAAAAACAATCAAACCTTTCTGTCTTCCAGTAAAATACCGTCCGTTtgcattgattttgtttttgctgttcatTTGCATTGTATTTAAATTACTAAGTTaaatttctgtatctttttttccagCCATCAAAAATAAGGATTAATTTAGAAGATAATGTACAATATGTGTCCATGAGAAGTAAGTTGATTCCTGAATAGGTTTTAGGTTTTGTAGTTTGAACTTCATatgatttaaatcatttattttaaatatacacgTGTTGATGAGTAACTTAAATGAATTGTATTATTTGTACCCTGAAATGTAAAGCTTGGAATTTTAGCAAAAGCTCCTGAGGTTGTGGGCTGTTAATGTGCACAATGCCAGTTTATTCTGCATTGctttgaaaatgtcatttttaaaatagagtggCCTGTGTTTAGGGGTGTTTTCCAGAGTTCTGTGAGAGCACTTGTTGCCATCCGCAGAGTTGAAGGCAGTCTGGCACAAGCACGAGCACAGTCTCTGCCTTCCTGGTTTCCTTCCATTCCGTGTGCTCTTTCCATCTGCTTCTGCCGTGGGTCAGCGTTCAGAGTCAGTCGCATAGTTCCCTGTCTTCCTAGAAATTGTTACAACAAATGGCCCCACCCGTTTCCTCTTTATTCGCGGCTGATCTCGGTGGGTAGGTGGTGTATAGACACCCACTGTGAACCCTAACATCAACCTTCAGTTCTCCTTAGCCCCTGCCACAACCCACCCCCACCTGGCCCCCAGGTTTGGTCAGTTTTGCGGTGGAAGCGGCTCCTTCGTGCACCGTGCACCACCAGCCTGCACTCGTGTGTCATGTTTATGGCGCTCGTACAGTGCCTGGCCTGTACGCAGCTCTTTGCGTGGACTGTCACAACTACCTTTCAAAATACAGGCCTGAATTATTATTCCTGTTTGAtaggtgagtaaactgaggcccagagagacgaAGTAACTTGCTCAGTCAGGATTCAGCCCCACACTCAGACTTGAGGCCACAGTCTTAGCCACGGGTAAGGCTCTCGCTCTCTCCCAGACGGCAGCAGTGGCCTCGTCAGCTAAGTCCATCATCGGCTCCAGGCTCCTTCACCCCTCGCCTCTCCCATTCTACTGCCTGAGTGATTTTTCTAAACAGAAACGAGCTGATGTCGCTCAACCTGAAATTCTGCAGTGATGCTGTTCCATATGGAGAAAACCCTgactcatttatttgcttttacttGTTCGTATTAAATTCATAATCCTCACATCCTTGTAAGAAACAAGGCAGAGAACGGAGAGACAGAAGGACAAGGCCCTTGAAGGCCGATGCTCGCTGCACTTTGCAGCCTCATCCCCGAGCACTCCGCACACCCTGCCCCATCACGAACACTGTACAAGCTGTGGATTCCCTGTAGACAGGCGCTGCGTTCTCCACGAGgctctgctgttccctctgcctcactCAGCCCTTTGCCCTCCACCttcctgtctgtctttctgtgctCTGTTCCCAGCACACGCCCATTAGGAGGCCTTCCCGGTTTCCCTCTCCAGTTaaggttttatttcatttctcatgTAACTTTGAATTCCTCTCACACACCCATCTCAGGGTAGAGTTCCTGCTAGTCTGTGGAATAAGGAACTCCTTTAGTTATAGGTGTTCAGTTAATACTGGTTCTTTATAAACTGACATGATAGGAATATACTTATCCCGAACTTATAAGACCATGTCTTGTTAGTAATTTAATAtcattacagttgacccttgaataacacggTTTGAACTGTGCGGGTCCGCTTAGATGAGGgtatttttcagtagtaaagaCTACAGTAGTAAATGGTCTGGTTAATTGAATccgcagatacagagggccacaGTAAATTATACACAGGTTAACTCCTGCATTGTGTAAGAATCagatgtaaatgtttttaaagtcagAATTTCTGATTTGTAATCTTCCAAGGTTTATGTAGAATTGAAACCatcttctgcttcctttttttaaaaatttaattcctATTTAATCCTGTTTAATCTTAATTATAGGAGTGGTCTCCACATAGAAGACATTTGCAgtataaaatatgtacttttattTCTTGGAGTAATCACCAGTGGTTTTGAATTGAATATGATATACAGGTTCCAGATAAGGGCATTTCTGATTGAAGATAGCATGACTGTTTCTTTTGAAGTATGCTGTGGTGTGCtatgaagtaggaaaaaaagagtaatcacATACTCCACACCAGCAGGACAACTAAATTATTTGTAAAGTTATTTCCTTTGCACACTAAactataagaacttttatttttagtatcaaattggaaaagatgaaaagaatgatAATATTCAGTTTTGGCAAGGGCAGGAGATGAGGCCCTCATACACTTTGTAAAATTGATAGAATCCACATCCTGGATAACAGGTttagcaacatttaaaaatacccttTTACTTAAGAATTCCACATATTGGAACTTATCTAAAGGAAACAAAGATGCATGCAAAAATTTAGCTACTAGGAGATTCACTGAAGTATTGTGCAAAATAGTAAAATTGGAGATAATCTGAATTTCCATTATCGGGCTAAGTTTAGCAAGTGTTCCATGCAGTGAAATATGCAGCTGTAAAGAATAAAGTTGAAATACATTTGTTGACAAGTCAGGATATTCACCATATTGAATTAAGAACAGTATGTTAAAAAGtagtatgtttctatttttgttttttaaaactatatgtatatacatactgacgtgtgtgtgtgagagtgtgtgtgtgtagagtcaGGGTGTGTATGAAAAACCAAAATCATCGTACTAGTTGAGTGAATGAAGGAGTAAAGAGATTTCCCCCCATTCATTTGCTTATGTGTTAAGTTAATACAGGGTAATGAATAGTTAAGAAAAATAGTTATGCCACTTTTTCTGAAGGTATATATATCATAATTGTTCTAATTAGAAGACTAATTTGAGCTCTTTCCAAATTTCATCAGACAGGATTACACTATGTCATGATTAggaacattttaaacatttttttaaaagccaggtctCAAACTTtgctttataaaaaatttaacttGAAGGCCAagtgagaaatttaattttaaaaatcatttctaatcCTGTTCCTAAAAGTGGTGTGTGGATACCAGTGCAGACTCACCACTTTGTGTCTGACATGATGCCATTCAGATTCACATATTCAGTGGAAACTGGTTGCATATTTTAAACATTCCCTTAAGTCTAAAGCCTTTGTTCCCCTGAAATAGGCTAATACATTTTTATCCAGTTTGAGAAATTGATTTTGTAAAAATTAGCTGTGATTTGGTCAGTGTGTAGGATATCTGTAGATGTCTGTGCTTACtgatcaagaagaaataaagctttttttaatAAGTTGAGAAAGAAGTGCTATTTAAAATGTTAcgaattttgtttgtttcccagaAGCTCTGAAAGCGAAGAGGCCTCGTTTTGATGTGTCGCTGGTGTATTTAACTCGGAAGTTCATGGATCTTGTCAGATCTGCCCCTGGAGGCGTTCTTGACTTAAACAAGGTTGCAACAAAACTGGGAGTGCGGAAACGGAGAGTGTATGACATCACCAATGTTTTAGATGGAATCGATCTGGTTGAAAAAAAGTCTAAGAACCATATTCGATGGATGTGAGTTGCTTTCAaactttacatgtttttttttccttctttaataagTGACAATACTGTGCTTAAAACAAACTAGATactggcaggtttttttttttcccctgcttggTATCATTTAAAAACCATAGACATAGAATATCATTCCAATATTATGGAAAAGTTAAGTGGAGTCATGATTAGTTTTAAGAATTTCACTTTTCAAGATAAGGGGGTATCTAATTgtataagagttttaaaaaaatatatttcctcagTTCCAACTGATTATTGATATCGGGGAAATCAGTTAAGGCTGTGAAACAGTGGTTCTTGCACTGTTGTGTCTTAAACACTTAAGaggccttcccccccccccccccggggttGTAATTCAGTACGGGGAAAAGGCAGACACCTACCTTCTTAACAGCGACCCCAAGTGGTTATGGTGCATATCACACTTCGAAACGCAATGCcctgaatgtaaaaaaaaatcaggagactTAATATCTAAAGGTCAATTGCTAAAAACTTATTAGCACATGATTAGGAAGGATCTCATGGAAAGAAGATCTTATGGTATAaatgtagatgtgtgtgtgtgtccgtgtacACACATGTGCGGGGCACGCTTATAGGAAGAAAGCTGTTACAGTTTCAGCAGGCAAGTATTTTGGATAAGAAACAGTTCCAGCATCCAAGTACATAGAGACCTTTCAGGCAAATGAAAAATCTACCAACAAAGATCATTAAATGATTCTAATTAATTAACTTAGCTGTTAGAGGGAACAGATTCATAAAggagtttcttttttcattagtatgggaatgcaaattgaattCTAACTTGAACATGTTTGCTAAATAACTAACATTTTAGGCGTTAATATGAGATTGTGTCTGATTCACTAATGAGAATCAAATTTGAGAACTAGCAAGCGAAGGTAAAGTAGTAACAgtcttttccctctttattttctataaagaTTGAAGAAAAGAATGAGTGTTGGTTGTTGCCCAGGCCATGTCATGTTGGGGCAGgcaggaataaagaaaatatatctttgaAAAAATGATCATTATATTCAGATAGAACCAGAGAGAATATGCACAGCAGGGAAAAATAAAGACTCAGGATTTTAGCAGGGGAACTATCATTTGGCCAATACACCTtgtttctcatatgtaaaaaCTAAATGATTAAAAGATTGTAGCTTGTTAAAAGTCATGCTGTGAGAAGGAGAGCTGGGCTCAGACTGGGTGTTACTGATTCACTGCTCATTAAACTTCAGTAAGGTTTCCCTACTACTGCTGATTTCCATAGGGTATGatgctggttttgtttttaaagtctcatTGTAAGGGAATAGAAATGGGGACAAAAACCAGGAGAAATAATGGTTGTTTAGAATAATGGGAGGGCAGGAGTGGAATTCAGTACCTGGTGTCCGTCTGTCATTGTGGAAAACACCTAATGTAAATGTTTGGTGAAGCTCCAGTAACCTAACTTGTATTATTTGTAATCTCCTAGATGTTATTGACagtgatctttttcttttaaagaggatCTGATCTTAGCAGTTTTGGAGCAGTGCCCCAGCAGAAGAAGCTGCAGGAGGAACTTTCCGACTTATCGGCGATGGAGGATGCTCTGGATGAGCTAATTAAGGACTGTGCACAGCAGTTGTTTGAGTtaacagaagacaaagaaaatgaaagatatcCTTTAATCatgtacctttaaaaaaaactcttcaaaGCAGATTAAATAGTAGAGTCAACTTGGGggatttaattaatatatttgagGTACAAAATTAGACCCTTAAAAGTGAATGAATTGCCATAGAAATGGTACTTAAACTGCCATTCCAGTCCACAAAGCCTGACGCAGCTGCATGTTGGTCCTGCTCTTAAGCTCAGTGTCTCTGGGACCAGAGGGGGAGACTTGTCTTTGGTACAGATCTCCTCCCAGGTCTCGTAGACTGTTTTGCTGCCCTGTTGCCCATGCAGCACCTTTCTGAGGCATCACTGATTCTGAGCTGTTCCGTACTTCAAATTTACTTAAACGTGACACCGGTCAAAACTTCTCTTTCTACGATACAGATATTAGAAGAAAAGTAAATGCTATTACTACACTCAGTCAAGAAGTGTGTGGAGTAAAAAGAATGCTGGAGAAACCCACTAAATCATGTAATTGGTAAAATTTCAAGCAACacaatagaagagaaaaattcagtagagatggaaaataattttggatAAGGGAAATCCCATAAGTACATGATAGTCCTGAAAAACTGATTCTCTAAGTTGTTTCACCTTCTTAAAGATTCTGTCCACCTTACGTTTTAGGAAATTCTCATGAAAACTCTGTTTTTCCCCAAAGGTTCTCATAGTAAGATCTAGCaatgaatgggggtggggaggggggcattgGTGAATACCTTCATGCATTATATTTGTTTTAGAGAGTCagactttattaatatttttctccatcacAGTAGTATAGTTTAAAGGGATTCTTCAAGTTATAAATATTGTAAAACACTTTATAAAATCTTAAGAATTGTTTATGAAATCATAAGAATTATATATGAAATAACGTTTTAATCTCCCCACTCTGCTTAGAGACCCTTGACTGATTTTCACACTAGCATACGTGACGTATCAAGATATTCATAGCATTCAAGCCTTCCATGAGCAGATTGTAATTGCGGTTAAAGCTCCGGCAGAAACCAGATTggatgttccagctcccagagaaGTAGGTAGCCCTGCGCTTTTGCGAAGGTTTAAAGGGCGGCAGGCCAACTGCTCGGGCTGCGCTTTGTTGCCATCCCAGCACCTTATAAGCAGTGTGTGCGTGTCAGCTGCACACCTGATGCAGCTCAAGGCactttacacattttaatttgttttgaataACACAGCAAATGTGGCAGTTGTGATGACTGTCCTCTCACAGACGAGGGATGTGAGGCGCAGAAAGAGTAATTAACTTTCTCACCATCAGGCAGTAGGTGACAGAAACAGAATTCAGACCCAGATTGTTTGGCTTCAGCGTTTGTTCTTAACCGTTGTACTACTGTGCCTCTTAGAGGAATCGCCAAGAGCTGGCCTCAGTGTGGAGGTTCCAAAAGTAAGATCCGGTGTCAGCCAGGGCTGTAGGGAATTAACTCACTAACCGAGCTCATAAAAGACAAACGAATAGAAGAGAACACTAAACTGTACATTTGAAATGAAAAGTAGGATTGCTGTGTAGATGGAAACACTATCAGCTGCTTGCAGGAGAGTTTGTATTGAAAGATACTTGTCATCAGAAGGTTGCTTGGTAAGGGTGCAATCAGAACCAAGGAGGGTGGCCATTCTTAGGACAGATCAAGTGCTGATAGCCTGATAGACCCGTCGGTGCTGAAGAGGTGTCCTCTTCACGGCGGTAGGGACTTACCTCCCTCCTAGTGAGGAAATTCTCTCCACCTGCCTTGCCTTTTATCCCCAGCAGACCGCTGTCCCTGTGAGGCCCCAGTTGCTACTTGACGGTGTATTGCAGATGGATTAAGGAACAGCTTTCGTTTACTCCAGTCACACTCAAATTGTGACTTCTTGGTGATGAGTCCTAATTGTTTTATTTAGATTCAGATATATTCTGATATATTCTGATTTTTGAGTCTGAAGTACATACTCCTTAGAGGGGTGAAGTCTTGAGTAGAGAAAGATGGGCTCCTGAGTACTGAGGTGGTCCCCCTCGGCTCTGAAACCATTACTGCGCAATCAAGTAGCTGTGTTAACTGTGTGAATTGGCCAGTGGTTTCCTGTGACTCAAGCTAAGTACATAATTTTCTCAAATATATGATAGAAAGGAAACTACCTGAATGACAACTTTCAGaagtgtcctttgaagcttttACGGTtctaataagtgaaaaaatacaatTAGTGAATTCTCTCATTCATCTGgatgttttctgtgtctttgctAGGATTCTATCACAGTGCATATCAGGAGCACCAAAGGGCCTATCGATGTGTATTTATGTGAAGTGGAGCAGGGCCATTCAAGTAGTAAAGGGGCAGACGGTGTAGGGACCTCTTCATCTAAAAGCAGACGCCCGGAACACCCTCCCCCTGAGAAAGGTAAATGCACCGATTTTGCGATGTTTAGGAAAATGTACAattctaatgatttttaaaatatgtatagttttataaatgaatattatggccttgtagatatttttattcttcctagCTATAAAAACATGAGTTAAAAAATCACAAGGTAATTCTTACTATAGTTTAGACTGTTTCTAACAACTCTGTTGTTAAACTCCATGTGGTTTTGATATTGGTGAGAACTCCGAATTGTACTTGGTTCCAGAGTGTGGTCTCCGTGAGAGAAGGCTGGCCAGGCTGTCGGGCACATACTTGAGCTCTAGTTTATTCTCGTGAGACTGGGAACATGAGCCTTATGCCACTAACGTAAGAATATGGCTCTTGACTGaggttttccagttttttttttttaagaccttgaATTGAGTTCTGTTACCTGTCAGCTTTTCAGACCATCACTTAGGGGGATTTATCTcgtgtttcttatttttcagaagaaaatcctgcacagcaaagtgaagagTTGCTCGAAGTGAGCAACTGATGGCCCTTGAGGATCCGCGCCCTGAGCCCTTGGGGACGTTCCGTGTGGGTGAATCATGCAGCAGATGCGCTTCTCAGAGCAAGGAGTCGTCCCTGACGTTTCCTCAGTCCCAGTAGCCACAGGAAGGCCAGGAGTACCTTCGAGTACTCGAAGGTAGTTCACTACTTAGATTACTGGGTAATTATGGTTTCTGCATTTGAAAACAACTCTTTTTATAATTATTCACTGCTTTTTGTCAGTGAAATAGACATCTTGCCTACTGAAATTACTAAATCACTGAGTATTGCTGAAACAGACGGGCAGGCTGGACGGACAGTTCTTTGTGGATCTGCCTGCCCTGTGCTGCACAAATCATGTGTCATTATCACAAAAGAAATTGCCTTACACGGGTTCATGTCTGCAATGAACGGGTGTACGCACGCATCTGGACGTGATgtctttgtatatatttgtataatgttTAGATCACTTATGAAATGTCTAAGTGAAACTTTTCACCCTGTAC contains:
- the E2F6 gene encoding transcription factor E2F6 isoform X1, which gives rise to MSQQRPARKPPSLLVDPAEETVRRRCRDPINVEGLLPSKIRINLEDNVQYVSMRKALKAKRPRFDVSLVYLTRKFMDLVRSAPGGVLDLNKVATKLGVRKRRVYDITNVLDGIDLVEKKSKNHIRWIGSDLSSFGAVPQQKKLQEELSDLSAMEDALDELIKDCAQQLFELTEDKENERLAYVTYQDIHSIQAFHEQIVIAVKAPAETRLDVPAPREDSITVHIRSTKGPIDVYLCEVEQGHSSSKGADGVGTSSSKSRRPEHPPPEKEENPAQQSEELLEVSN
- the E2F6 gene encoding transcription factor E2F6 isoform X2, whose amino-acid sequence is MSQQRPARKPPSLLVDPAEETVRRRCRDPINVEGLLPSKIRINLEDNVQYVSMRTLKAKRPRFDVSLVYLTRKFMDLVRSAPGGVLDLNKVATKLGVRKRRVYDITNVLDGIDLVEKKSKNHIRWIGSDLSSFGAVPQQKKLQEELSDLSAMEDALDELIKDCAQQLFELTEDKENERLAYVTYQDIHSIQAFHEQIVIAVKAPAETRLDVPAPREDSITVHIRSTKGPIDVYLCEVEQGHSSSKGADGVGTSSSKSRRPEHPPPEKEENPAQQSEELLEVSN
- the E2F6 gene encoding transcription factor E2F6 isoform X4 translates to MRKALKAKRPRFDVSLVYLTRKFMDLVRSAPGGVLDLNKVATKLGVRKRRVYDITNVLDGIDLVEKKSKNHIRWIGSDLSSFGAVPQQKKLQEELSDLSAMEDALDELIKDCAQQLFELTEDKENERLAYVTYQDIHSIQAFHEQIVIAVKAPAETRLDVPAPREDSITVHIRSTKGPIDVYLCEVEQGHSSSKGADGVGTSSSKSRRPEHPPPEKEENPAQQSEELLEVSN
- the E2F6 gene encoding transcription factor E2F6 isoform X3, whose product is MDLVRSAPGGVLDLNKVATKLGVRKRRVYDITNVLDGIDLVEKKSKNHIRWIGSDLSSFGAVPQQKKLQEELSDLSAMEDALDELIKDCAQQLFELTEDKENERLAYVTYQDIHSIQAFHEQIVIAVKAPAETRLDVPAPREDSITVHIRSTKGPIDVYLCEVEQGHSSSKGADGVGTSSSKSRRPEHPPPEKEENPAQQSEELLEVSN